DNA from Mycobacterium sp. SMC-8:
GGATGCGGCGTGAGGTTCGAGGCCGCGGGTCATGTGTGGCGCATGCTGGCGGGGCCGAGAGGGGTAGGCGATGACTGTTCGGGTGCGCACCAGCAGTGACGGCTATGTGATCGATGGCCCGTGGGAGGGGTGCGCAGCGGCAAACGCATTCCTGGTGCATCTGGCCGGACGCGGGTTCAGTGCGGCGACGGTGCGGGCGTATGCGTTCGATGTGCTCAATCTGGCTCGGTTCCTGCTGGACCGTGATCTCGCGGTGGCGGCGGTGACGCCGGTGGAGGTGTTCGAGTGGATCGACTGGCAGGATGTGCGCCGTGACCACCGGCGCAGCCCGGCGAGAAGGAATGGCGGGAGCGCGGCGGCATCGACGGTCAACCGGCGGGTCTCGGCGGTGCGGGCGTTCTTCGAGTACCTGGTGATGACCGGGACGCGCTCCGAGAACCCGGTGCCCTCACCGCGGCGCGGGCAGGGGCTGAGACCGGTGGCGCGGGGACTGCTCGGGCATCTGGGCCCGGGTCGGCCTCGGGCCGGAGGCCGGCTGGTGCGGCAACCGCGGTTACTGCCCGAGTCTCTCGATGCCAATGCAGTCGAGCGGTTCGTGGCGTCGTTGCGAACCCACCGGGATCGGGCGATGGTGTGGGCGATGCTCTTTGGGGGCCTGCGCAGCGCCGAGGTGCGGTCCTTGCGGTTGGCCGACATCGACTTCGGTCGACGGCGGGTGCGGGTGCTTGGTAAAGGCTCGAAGGAGCGGGTGGTACCGGTCGATGCAGCATTCTTCACCGAACTGTCGGCCTATCTGCGCCTCGAACGCCCACCAGGGTTGACGACCGAGGAGTGTTTCGTGGTGCTGCGCGGACCCTCCGCGGGGGCCCCGGTCACCGAGGCCGGACTGCGGTCACTGTTTCGGCGGCACCGAGACCTGTCTGGTGCGACGAGGGTACGTCCACACCGGCTGCGCCATACCTACGGCACCGAACTCGCCTCTGCTGGAATCGATCTGATGGCGCTGCGGGAGTTGATGGGCCACGTGTCCCCGGAAACCACCGCCGGATATGTGCACCTGTCGGTCGAGCAACTCGCCGCCGAATACGGTGCGGCTCGCGCCAGCCTTGCCGGGACACGACGATGACCACCCAGACGCTCGCATCGATGGACCTGCTGGCTGACCCGGATGCGGTGCTGGACGACTATCTCGAACACGTTGCCAGCCTTGGTCTCAGTAGCAGGTCGGTGCGTGGCCGCACCCGCGGCGCGAGCACCTTCCTGACCGAGCACCCGGATCTGCGGGACTGGATGACCAGACCGGCGGTCGAGCGGTTGGCCGATCTGCGCAACAACGGGGCCTGGCCACTGCTGTGTCATGTCATTGGCCGGGGCGAGTTGCGCCTCGACCTCGAACTCGCGGCCGTCAAGAACCTCACTGGTCTGGGACGAGCCGTCGAGGACCGTGACCCGGGCGGATTCGCCGCCGTGCGCACCGCCGGGCTGGCCTTGGGCTGGACACCACAGTGGATCGAGACGGTCTTGGGTGAATGTCTGGCGGTGCTGCTCGCCTGGCACGGCGGACTCGTCGACGATGTCGACAACGGCACGGTCGACAAGTTCGACACCGCGCTGGCTGCCACACAATCGATTCCGGCATCGTCGAGGCGCGCCTACCGCAACCGGATAGCCGGGTTGCGGCAGATGCTTTTTCAGGCTCGCATCGTCGATACACCACCACGGCGGCGGCGTTGGGCCCGCAGCTACGCCCAACGCTTCGCCGACGTGGCGATGACTGACCTGATCCGGGAGACGCTGCTGCGTTATGTCACCGTCCGGGCATCGGTGCTGCGTCCGAAATCCGTCGAATCGTTGATCAACGATTTGCTGCCGTTCGCGGACTATCTCACCACCACTCATCCCGAGCTCACCTCGTTCGGGGATCTGGATCGCAGTCACATCGAGGGTTTCCTGGTCTGGAATCGCGCCCGCACCTGGCGTGGACAACGCGCCGCCGCCGGCGCCGGACGCACCATCTCCAAGGCCGTGATCCAATCGACGGTACTGAGCGTGCGCAACCTACTCGACGACATCACCGAATGGGGCTGGGAGCAGGCACCGCCGCGTCGTCTGGTCTTCGCCGTCGATATCCCGAAACTCGATCAACCCCTGCCGCAGGCCCTACCACCTGATATCGACGCCGCGGTGATGAACGCGGTTGCCCAGCTGGAGGATACGTTCGCCCGCGTCGGGCTGACAGTGCTTCGCGGGGCAGGGCTGCGGATCGGGGAGCTGCTCGACCTCGAACTCGGCAGCGTCGTCGACTACGGACCCGCCGGCACCTGGTTGAAAGTTCCGTTGGGCAAGCTCGCCACCGAACGCATGGTTCCGCTCTCGGCCAACACCATTGCCGCATTGGACCAGTGGACCAGCAGACGTGGTGTTTGCCGCCCACTGCCGCATCCCCGTACCGGAGCGCCTACCGATTTCCTGTTCGTTGCGCACGGCCGCCGTCTCGGACAGACGCGGTTACGCAATGGCCTGCTCGCCGCCATCGAGTCCTGCGGGCTGCGCGGGACCGGCGGCGCACCGCTGGTGGTAACCCCGCATCAGCTACGCCACACATGGGCCACCGAGCTCGCGAACGCAGGCATGAGCCTGCAGGCCTTGATGGCACTGCTCGGACATGTCACCCCGCAGATGACTTTGCGTTACGCCACCTTGGCCTCACCGACGCTGCGCGATGCCTATGACCAGGCCATGGGAAAGATGCGACGACAGTTCACTCTCACTCCGGTCGGCAAACCCATCGTCCCCGATGCGGTCAGCTGGCTCGGTAGTGAGATGCTCAAAACACGTGTCGCCCACGGCTACTGCGCCCGCCACCACAGTGCCGGCGCCTGCCCCTATGCCAACATCTGCGAAACCTGCGACAACTTCGTCACCGGCCCCGAGTTCCGAGGCGCACTCGAAGCGCAACGCACCGACATCCAGACTCTCGAAGCAGATGCCCGCGCCCGTGGCTGGCTCGACGAAGCCGCCCGTCACCACCGTGTCGCCGAGGCGTTGACCGACCACCTGCACCGCCTCGACCGCTGACCAATCGACCACCGAGAGTTGATCCGACCCCGAGGGCCGGTTAAGTTCCTGGGGATTGTTGCTCCAGATCTGGCGCCAGATCTGCTTGGGGAACGCGGTGAACGCCAACAGGTCCGGTCGGGCCGCTTCGAGGTGATCGGCCACCTTGGGCAGCTTGTCGGCGAGCGCGTCGATGATCCGGTCGTATTGTGCAGCAACGGATTCCGCGTCGGGTTGGTCGAACACCGAATGCACTAGGGTGCGTACCCAGGGCCAGGACGCCTTCGGTGTGACGCTCATCAGATTCGTCGTGTAGTGCGTGCGGCAGCGCTGCCAGGCCGCACCGGGCAGAGTGGCTCCGATCGCGGCCACCAGCCCGGCGTGGGCGTCACTGGTAACCAGCTTCACCCCAGACAGCCCGCGGGCGGTCAGCGACCGCCAGAACGTCAGCCAGCCCGCGCCGTCCTCGGCGGTGGTGACGTCGATGCCGAGGATTTCACGGTAGCCCTCGGCGTTGACCCCGACGGCGATCAGGGCGTGCACGTTGACCACCCGGCCCTGCTCGCGGACCTTGAGGACCAAGGCGTCGGCGGCCACGAACGTGTACGGGCCGGCGTCCAGCGGGCGGGTGCGAAACGCCTCCACGGCGACGTCGAGTTCCTTGGCCATCACCGACACCTGCGACTTCGACAACGACGTGATGCCGAGAGTTTCGACGAGCTTGTCCATCCGCCGCGTCGAAACCCCGAGCAGGTAGCAGGTCGCGACCACCGTCGTCAGCGCCCGCTCGGCGCGTTTGCGGCGTTCCAGCAGCCAGTCCGGGAAGTACGAGCCCTGCCGCAGCTTCGGGATTGCGAGATTCAATGTTCCCGCGCGGGTGTCGAACTGGCGGTGCCGATAGCCGTTGCGGGAGTTGGTCCGCTCAGTGCTGCGCTCGCCGTAGCCGGCGCCGCACAGGGCGTCGGCCTCTGCACCCATCAGGGTGTGGATGAACGTGGCCAGCAGCTCACGCAGCACGTCAGGGTGCGCTGTGGTGAGTCGTTCGGCAAGCACCGCGGGCAGGTCGATATTGTGGGCAGTGGTCATCGCGTTGATTCCTTTGCTCGAGTGACTTTGACGGGTCTCTCGAAGAATCACGCGATGACCCTCAATCAGTCGGCTACGACACGCCGGTACCGCTGATCAGGTCCGACTCGTACACCACTCTGCTGGACGCAACCCATGGCAACGCTTTTCGCCGATGCGCGGGGCCAGATCTCGCAACTGATCCATTCCCACTGCTCGTCGGCGGGCATGCTGGCCGACCGGTTGGGCCTGAGCGCGGAGGTGCAGTCCGTGCTCGGCTACACCTTCGAGCGCTACGACGGCGGCGGACTTCCCGCCGGCGTCGGCGGGGACGGCATCCCGATGCCGATGCGGGTGGCACAGCTCGCCGACGTGGCGGAGGTGCACCATCGCACCTACGGCGTCGACGGAGCGGTCGCGATGGCCCGCAGCCGGCGCGGTGGTCAGTTCGATCCGCGCGTGGTCGACGCGTTCACCGCCGACGCCGGGCGTGTGCTGTCGCTTCCGGCCCCAGGGGAGGCCTGGACGGTCGCCTCGCGCGAAGCTCCCGACTACGGACAGCGGCTCGGCGCCGCGGAACTCGACTCCATGTTGGTGGCGCTCGGCGACTTCGTTGACCTCAAATGCCCTTTCACACTTGGGCATTCGCGTGCGGTCGCCGCGCTCGCCGCCGATGCCGCGAGCCTGGCGGGTTTGGATTGCGACACCGTCACCGTCGTGCGCCGCGCCGGACACGTGCACGATCTGGGCCGCATCGGGGTGTCCAACCAGATCTGGTCGAAGCCGTCGTCGCTGACCGCCGGGGAGCTCGAGCGGGTGCGGCTGCACCCGTATCTGACCGTGCGCATCCTCAGCCAGGTCGACGGCCTCGGGGTGGTCGCGGCAGTGGCCGGCAATCACCACGAGTGCGTGGACGGTTCCGGGTATCCACGCGGGCAG
Protein-coding regions in this window:
- a CDS encoding tyrosine-type recombinase/integrase, whose translation is MTVRVRTSSDGYVIDGPWEGCAAANAFLVHLAGRGFSAATVRAYAFDVLNLARFLLDRDLAVAAVTPVEVFEWIDWQDVRRDHRRSPARRNGGSAAASTVNRRVSAVRAFFEYLVMTGTRSENPVPSPRRGQGLRPVARGLLGHLGPGRPRAGGRLVRQPRLLPESLDANAVERFVASLRTHRDRAMVWAMLFGGLRSAEVRSLRLADIDFGRRRVRVLGKGSKERVVPVDAAFFTELSAYLRLERPPGLTTEECFVVLRGPSAGAPVTEAGLRSLFRRHRDLSGATRVRPHRLRHTYGTELASAGIDLMALRELMGHVSPETTAGYVHLSVEQLAAEYGAARASLAGTRR
- a CDS encoding tyrosine-type recombinase/integrase translates to MTTQTLASMDLLADPDAVLDDYLEHVASLGLSSRSVRGRTRGASTFLTEHPDLRDWMTRPAVERLADLRNNGAWPLLCHVIGRGELRLDLELAAVKNLTGLGRAVEDRDPGGFAAVRTAGLALGWTPQWIETVLGECLAVLLAWHGGLVDDVDNGTVDKFDTALAATQSIPASSRRAYRNRIAGLRQMLFQARIVDTPPRRRRWARSYAQRFADVAMTDLIRETLLRYVTVRASVLRPKSVESLINDLLPFADYLTTTHPELTSFGDLDRSHIEGFLVWNRARTWRGQRAAAGAGRTISKAVIQSTVLSVRNLLDDITEWGWEQAPPRRLVFAVDIPKLDQPLPQALPPDIDAAVMNAVAQLEDTFARVGLTVLRGAGLRIGELLDLELGSVVDYGPAGTWLKVPLGKLATERMVPLSANTIAALDQWTSRRGVCRPLPHPRTGAPTDFLFVAHGRRLGQTRLRNGLLAAIESCGLRGTGGAPLVVTPHQLRHTWATELANAGMSLQALMALLGHVTPQMTLRYATLASPTLRDAYDQAMGKMRRQFTLTPVGKPIVPDAVSWLGSEMLKTRVAHGYCARHHSAGACPYANICETCDNFVTGPEFRGALEAQRTDIQTLEADARARGWLDEAARHHRVAEALTDHLHRLDR